One genomic window of Cricetulus griseus strain 17A/GY chromosome 3, alternate assembly CriGri-PICRH-1.0, whole genome shotgun sequence includes the following:
- the LOC107980345 gene encoding LOW QUALITY PROTEIN: uncharacterized protein LOC107980345 (The sequence of the model RefSeq protein was modified relative to this genomic sequence to represent the inferred CDS: inserted 2 bases in 1 codon; substituted 1 base at 1 genomic stop codon) produces MDQSGQQEKQRVSGPSHSRWTDSDIRIFLLEWKVVDQLVSHPGRKIHKKTRALCQPLYQRSLKKTWQNCFCPLVSLQNLHKTXCNERPGIEMVFSAGLYPQLPMALPSPVYQPXDFGISREPITDDTQGGFTDFQVGYLEPQVPVDTYFLPFPLEAQAFSSCGQLQTTAKALSEDK; encoded by the exons ATGGACCAGAGTGGGCAGCAGGAAAAACAAAGGGTCTCAGGTCCTTCTCACAGCCGATGGACTGACTCTGATATCAGGATCTTCCTGCTGGAGTGGAAAGTAGTTGACCAGTTAGTGAGTCACCCAGGCAGAAAGATCCACAAGAAGACCAGGGCTCTTTGCCAGCCACTCTATCAGCGCAGCCTGAAGAAGACCTGGCAAAACTGTTTCTGCCCACTTGTGAGTCTGCAGAATCTGCACAAGAC ATGTAATGAGAGACCTGGAATAGAAATGGTGTTTTCTGCTGGGC TGTACCCTCAACTGCCAATGGCACTGCCATCTCCCGTGTACCAGCCTTGAGACTTTGGCATCTCAAGGGAACCCATAACCGATGATACTCAGGGAGGATTCACTGATTTCCAGGTGGGATATTTGGAACCCCAGGTACCCGTTGACACCTATTTCCTGCCTTTTCCCCTGGAGGCACAAGCCTTCAGCAGCTGTGGTCAGCTTCAAACGACAGCCAAGGCCCTCAGTGAAGACAAATAG